From one Streptomyces sp. NBC_01478 genomic stretch:
- a CDS encoding 2-phosphosulfolactate phosphatase, whose product MGDWADQSGSGIRFEWGPSGAGRLAGEAACLAIIDVLSFTTTVSVAVETGIRVLPFWLPDGHAAPAERAAAEKAATVYARQSGARLAVPRHAVAPDNPWSLSPAQLRRAPFVERLVLPSPNGAAIAAAAPPRVRVVAACLRNITAVGSRLTADGYGTARHPVAVIAAGERWPDGSLRPALEDLLCAGALISDLHHQGAGPLSPEAAAAKAAYEGTADLARAVATGASGRELAAAGFPEDVAIATEEDLSVVVPVRDRDGAFTAG is encoded by the coding sequence GATCCGCTTCGAGTGGGGGCCCTCCGGAGCGGGCCGTCTCGCCGGGGAGGCCGCCTGTCTGGCGATCATCGACGTGCTGTCCTTCACCACAACGGTGAGCGTCGCCGTCGAAACGGGCATCCGGGTGCTGCCGTTCTGGCTGCCGGACGGCCATGCCGCCCCTGCCGAGCGGGCCGCGGCAGAAAAGGCCGCCACCGTCTATGCCCGGCAGTCGGGCGCTCGACTGGCCGTGCCACGGCATGCCGTGGCACCTGACAACCCCTGGTCCCTCTCCCCCGCCCAACTGCGCCGCGCCCCCTTCGTCGAGCGCCTGGTGCTGCCCTCTCCCAACGGTGCGGCCATCGCGGCGGCCGCACCGCCGCGGGTGCGGGTGGTCGCCGCCTGTCTGCGCAACATCACCGCGGTCGGCAGCCGGCTCACGGCCGACGGCTACGGCACGGCCCGGCACCCGGTGGCCGTGATCGCCGCGGGCGAGCGGTGGCCGGACGGCAGCCTGCGTCCCGCACTGGAAGACCTGCTCTGCGCCGGCGCCCTCATCTCCGACCTGCACCACCAGGGCGCGGGACCGCTGTCCCCCGAGGCAGCCGCGGCAAAAGCGGCCTACGAGGGCACTGCCGACCTCGCGCGCGCGGTCGCCACCGGTGCATCGGGCCGCGAGCTGGCCGCGGCCGGCTTCCCCGAGGACGTGGCCATCGCCACGGAGGAGGACCTCTCCGTCGTCGTCCCGGTACGGGATCGCGACGGCGCCTTCACCGCCGGCTGA